TGACACACAACTTTTCTAAGACTGGattatagcgtctaccttcttTAAGGACATACTTTCAAATATGAAGGTCAAAGGAACAATCCtttgatgattttatttttcccaaattaaaTGGAGAAGTCATAgtgtcaataaaaaaaaaagggttaactTCACAAAGCCTCCTAAATTTTCACGCATTTTGAAATAACCacctccaaagtttaaaatttaattcCGCCACTGgaacttctaatttgatgcaatataccATCTCGGGCGTTAAAACAAACAGTAAAAGGGATGAAATGTCCTTTATACccttgaaacttttataaaatttcaaatttacccttaaaaattcaacttttaaaaaaccaaaattggagggtattttggtattttttacaGCCTCTGCTAGGATTTAATGCCAAATCCTAACAGAGGAGGGCTGActgcatcaaattagaagtttgaaggttaaaattcaaagtttttgaactttgaggggTCATCTCAAAACACATGGAAGTTTAAGCAgctttgtgaagtttcccctaaaaaaaaaatttctttttcttatttattgagAGAGTATAGAAAACTAACTTTCAtataaaagtagtttttttaaaaaaaataaatagggaaAAAGGTTACAGGAGAGGATCTTTCTCATTCTTGATctgaatggaagagagaataggagaTCAAAGATATTGTAGTTTGACGTCGCAAATGTACTACTCTACAGTAGGATTGGAGAAGATTTTATTTATAGACATAAGAGATCTGATGATTTTCTAAACGTAATTGATTACCGAACGATCATAACGTAAGCCAATGAATTCTCTTTAGTTAAAGCTCGAGTCTTAGGCTccatttacttcgacgtaaaattgtttatgtcggaaaatatttttagggaaatcattttccttgaaaatattttctgttgaaaacattttacggtgtttaccgCGCTcggatttttatatttttttgggaaaagtccacccctctcaaactaccacccaattgacaatgtgcccccaaactttcaattgtaacaatgtctcccccaaactaccaaaaattttcaatgttccccccaatgacaaaattacccttagtaaaataaaaacaaaaatgctaaaacttctaaaaaaaacctaaaattgacaaacacacaaaaaaataaaataaataaaaaatccaaacggtggccatttttttttttaattattttttaaaaaaaacaaatccttttaaaagaaagaaattaaaagaaattttgattttcttttatataaaaattgaaaattttcgtttttttttttcgtttaaaagaataaaaatgtccgttttttaaaaactaaataaaaaaattgtttttataaaaattaaaattttcgtttaaattaaaaaaaaaaaaaaatttgaatttatacgggtatttttatcttattgagaaatctataggggcatttttgtcttattgctagtcttggagggacattgacaatgttttggtagtttgggggggggacattgtcaattgggtggtggTTTGAAGGGGTATGTGGATTTTACcatattctttttatatatattttttccaataaggtccctgccatgacctgcccgggacttgttCGGGAACCCGTCGAGACCCCGCCGAGACTCACCTGAGACTTGACCTGGACCCGCCCAGAACTTAACTGAGACTAGCCCGGGACTTATCCGAGACCTCGTTGGGGACCCTGCCGGGACCCGCCCATGACTTGACAGGGACTTATCCGGGACCTCACCAAGACCTGCttgggacccgcctaggacttgactaggacccgctCGGAACTTGACCGGACCTACCCAGGACTTGCTCGagactcgcccgggacttgcccgggacctgcccatgacccgcccgagacttgatcgggacctgccatcttaattgattttttgaataattttttgtttttattttttaagcacCGACTGATTTAAAGACAAGATATAGAGGTGAACCCTAGTACTTTGATATTTCTCATCCAAATTCGAATATCAGCCAACAATATGAAGAGAAGAATACCCACTTGCCAGTTGAGGCTATCCCACAAATTCTGTTATAGTCATTTCACAAAAGTGTTTTTGTTGATGTCAATTACGACTTTGGAGTTATAAAGGAGAGAGAATTCCAAGCAAGTACAACAATTATTACCAAATATCTACATATTTGTAAGAGAAAGGCCAATTATACTTGGAGACTAAAAGGTCTCTAGTGGCCGACTCCAGGGCTCGGAACTGAGTCGCGCAAGATACGATCCATCTTGGCAAGATGAGAAAAGATGAGGCTTTCCTTGATAGCCATTGCATCAACTTCTTGATCACCTGATGAAGAAGGCACCTCCTCTCTCATTGATACAAGCAAAATATTGTTCCTAGCCTGCATAGAAGATGGCAAATGGAAAGCAAAAGCAAAGAGGATTATGAAACAAATAGAGCTTAAACGAGCCATATATCTTGTATAGCAAACTTGTGGGATGTAGCCTATTTATAATAAACATGCTACgttctgtgagagagagagagagagagagagagagcagggAGGAGGAAGCGTCCGGGTAAAGTTAGTCGGCCAAGTCCGCAAGTGTATTTTTCAAAAGAGGATGAGTGGATGCATGTTGTGTTAGGTGCGTAAGAACTAAGCCACCGGCCTTTGTTTCATTGGCATCACTCCATATCTCCAAATACATGGGAGAGAGCTTATAATTGTACAAGCCCTTTCTATTTGCAGGTGCATTGATCATTCAAGCACTCAATTTAGGTAAAATTCCATTTTCATATTCTTGTATAACCTGTTGTTCTCACATATTGGAGCAAGGCTTATCCGCGTTCAATGGCTTAGCAGTGGCAAGGAATTGCCTTGATTTTGACACTAAACAGTGCTCCTTTAGTGGTGCCATTTTGTTGGTTGCATCGGAGAGCACTTCACAATTTGAGAACCCATCTATTCTTGTTGAGTGAGTGTTGCAATGACAGGCATTCTTTTAGTACCAGCTGGAATCAACCTTCCCGCACCCAAACAAGATGGATAGAATCATAgaactttttcttcttgtaaaattattttgatggtgcaaaatttcttgttgatactaaataatattaaacaGAAAATTGATagtaagataaataaaatacaagacaATAGAATTAGAGTAATGAAATATCTCATAATGTAATAAAATCACGTAAGAGCGTTGTCTTTAAATGTTGATTTCGTACCCCCGAGCATTCAACTTGGCGTGATCGGATTTCTTGATATACAACTTCCCAATATTATACTATCACGTCTACCTTATTTAAGGGCATATTTTCATACGCAAAGGTCAAATGAACAATCCCTTGATGATTTTgccaaatgaaatggagaagtGAAGGGATAACCACAATATGACCAACCAACGTTAATTATGCCCTTTGAGTATCTCAATAATCTAGAGATAgcgcttcaaaaaaaaaaaaaaaatctaaacataGCATCCCAATTCTCAATATTAGGATTATGAgtatattaatttaatcttccAAACACATAAGGAATATTAGAGTGTgtacaatttgtcaaaaacATCAACCTACTAATGATTTATACATATTTCTCTTGTGAAACACCATCAtcatgattcttaaccaagtgtatttttgaatcatatggtgtagaaATAGGTGAATAATCAAAGTgctgaaatattttaattagcatcttttcaacataatgtATTTGAGATAGAGTAATACAATTGTTATATCTAAGAActttaaccacatcttctaatTCTTCTCTAAATAGCTCGTATATACGTATACATCAAAAGAACTTGCAGACGAGCATCTTAGTGGTCCTCACATAACACCTTGTCTGTACGCTCTTCAGACGCCATTACAAATGAGCTTCTCGGGAAGTCCTTCACAACTATGCCTTTATCAAATTGTCCCTAATTTCTTAATAGGCTATACAGAATCAAGAGATGAGCATAATTTTACACTAGGGTGTaatacaatccgtcttccctcgGCATGGCATATCAAATCCTATTaatcatgtgtcagttaaaaccgttgtataacaattattcatataatcacagaaaatatgaaggattgagtttaattaatataaaagatttataagacaagagaagaatttcataataattgaatatagacattaaaatcaattctcacagttatacaaccatcatgcatatagaaaaaacacaaattaaaatacaattaaaccattgttacttgtaaagggctacatcaacgccctattacagaattagttgCTCATGCTGATGCTGGGATGGCCTCCTGctatgttcatcttctcttcaactcttcaaggatccaacaaaatattttatgtctaaaactaagcacacattTCTTTGaagcttagaggcctatttatagggagtaaGAAAATCTTAAAAATCCTAGAAGTCTAGGAAAATTGTAGACAGTCTCCCAAGTGGAATTGGAGTTCTGCCACGTCCTAGAAGCCCGTGTGCGCCCCAAGGAGTTGTGAGCTCAAGCCAAGGTGctatgcgctcgagcctagttgctggggcgctcgagcgcaagtgcgCTCAAACTCTTCTTCTTATGCACTTGGGCTCTTCTGCTATGGGCTTGATCCCAGTGCTACCAGTAGCTTCTCAAATTGCGTTTTAAGTCCAAAATCAATGGTATTtattgtatctttattaaaaacctgaaaatactaaaacaatacaaaatcaaacaaataacaatactaaggaattaacatattcAAGTTAGGGAGCTTAAATGTGCAATATTCAGCGCTTATCAATCGGATACTATTGACGACTGACTAATGCATAGGAGATATGGAGTTTCTTGAGATTAGTCGGATAGTATCGACGATTCATCGAGTGATTCTTGAAGTTTTCAAGTTTGTTGACAGCGCTCACACGGAAGAATGTTTGGCACATTTGGTCGAATAATTATGAGTTGAGGTTTTACGATTTGAAGAAGCGATTGGTAGCAACACCGGTGTTGACGCTACCAATAGAGTCGGGAGGTTTTGCGATTTACAATGACACCTCAAAACAAGGTTTGGGGTGTGTCCTTATGCAGAATGAGCAGGTGGTAGCCTATGCCTCACGACAACTAAGGAGTTATGAGTAGAAGTATCCAGTACATGATTTAAAGCAAGTGGCCGTGGTTTTTGCACTCAAATTTGGAGATACTATCTTTATGGAGAAAGATGTGAGATTTACACGGACCACAAAAGTTTAAAGTATTTCTTCACTTAAAAAAAGTTGAACATTAGGCATAGGAGATAGTTGTAGTTGATTAAGGATTATGATTGTGATATACTTTTTTCATTCTGGAAATGCCAACTACTGGCTAACGCCTTGAGTCAGAAATCAACTAAGGAGTTGGGATTAATCACCTAGTTTCTTTTTGATATCATGTTTTTTGTCTACGTGATCATGTTTTGAATTCATTCCTATTGGTGGTTTCAAATGTCTTGCCATAATTTGTaagaattatttgtttttacttttatgagttttcttttgttatggATATAACTTTTTGAGAAGTCATTTCCATTTGTATCTTTAATTGTTTATTGTACTTTTCCATaaatttatgttattattatttgcacTTCTATTTACTCTAGTATtatgcttaggaaaaaaaatactatagtTTTACATGCTTTTCACTATTTTTAGACAaacaatttctttcaaattacaattgaaaTAGATGCTTTGATGTAATATATTTGTGTGTAATGGATGctccttcttctcttctttaaAGTTGCTTTTTTCTACGTTTTACTTGGACTTTTGTTACAAATCACAAATTAATTACGTAAATAATCTTATAAAACCTTTTGTCTATAGCCAAAACATATCACTTGAATGAATAGTTGGTAACTTGAATATTATATTGTATATTTAAAAAGTCATAATCCGTAAACAATTCTGTATGATGTATGAATGAGAagatttgcatatatatatatatatattaaagtaaaTGTCAACATCCAAACTCTCTCCGCAACCCAATGCATAGCATGTGTAATCACTAAAAGCATTATTAGTAGTTTGCATACCTAGCCCAATTGTAGATTACCAACTTCTTGGCAAGATCCCTATGGTTAAAAACCaccaaaataccattttttaaaTGGTGCCAAGCCACTCAATTGTGATAATGCTACATGGTCTAATCCGAAATTTtaactaaatgcataaaagtaaaggtAAAGTAAATTgtaatggaagaaagaataggGGATTAacttcaccactaaccgcataacaatgggtaattataaattaatagaaaaaattcattctatgcatgataAGACTCATGAtgctcgagtagtcaagaaaataccattattaagaaataagtataatttatCTTCGGTTGATATGGACTGTCTGTCTAACCTCTAGATGAGGTACGGtctgtctttcctaggtatggactATTAAATCTCTTGATTAGTTACACGCAATCAAAGGATAAGCATCACTCATCTTTGGTTAGTACGAATTGTCTAACTAAATTACTAAACTAGTGTGTAGAATGATTCATCTTCCTTAGTTGTAATGGGGCTCAAGGAATACTTGAGATTATCTAGAAGTGTCTCTGCTCAAGTTCTAATGGGGGCTCAAGGGAAGGCATGTGTTTTAGGTTAATTTGGGCCAATTTAGTTAAGAATAACCTTTTACATTTTAGCTCATTTTAGGTGATTAGGGTCTTAACACACAGAAGTTAGTTTGGAAAAGGTCCACTTTGACCATTCTTATTCtccaatgaaaaataaaaatcagactccAAACAATACCTAAAAGAGGGATTGAATGAGTGTTTAGCAAATAATGTGGAATTTTAAAACTACATAATCATACAAATATTCACCAAATATAATGAAAgcaataaatcaatcaaaacaaGTAATTTGGGGATGAAATGAAAACTCTTTGAGCACCTCAAAGAGAAAACCCATTCTGGGTTAGCCAACTTAAAAATCAATTctttataaaagaataaatattacAAGGCAGTGATGATacgtttttgttttattaagagTTTTCGTCATGACAAAAATGGTCTACTCTTTCTTTCAACTTTCTGTAACGTTTCGTCATGATGACGTCAGCATCCCATCATGATTAAATGCATTTATGAAGCCTTCAACCTTTTTGTAAGATTTCATCATGATGACGTTAGCATTTTGTCATGACAAAAATTGATTCTTTAGCTTCGTGAACCTACTATGATCTTTTATTATCATAACGTCAACAAGACGTCATGACAGAAATACCTATATCTAACAAGTGTCAGTATGTTAACGATGGAACCCTAGCATTTCGTCATGATGTTTTCATAGCCGTCATGATGAAATCCCATATGTAATTTTCGCCATCATCTCATCATGTCAAAATTTCGCATATCTGCACAATTATGAAGGTTTTCTTTCATATTGAGGAGTTGGTATAAATAGAACGTTATGCCAATTTGGTGAGCTAAGCAAGTTAATTAAATCTAACATAATTTAAACTCTAAAGGTGTTCTTGCTCCATAGTTGATCTTGCTTTATTGTTTTGTGCTTCCTTTGGTGTTTTTTGAGAGAAGATGTATTAAGCTAAGACCTTCCCTTCTCTTGATGTGTTACAACTTATGTCAACTACTCCATTCTCTTTTCATCTATTGAAGAGCATATTGAAGGAATTGGTGAGAAAATGCATTGCATGAAGATTATAGAGCTTGGAGGCAAGCTAGTGGCTTGTTGTCTTGCGGAGTCTAAGATTTACATCGGGTTGTAAGTTTCCTTGTGTTTGTAATCTGAATATTTATCATAGTAATTTCCTGGGTTTGACTACTCTAGAGTGGTTTTTCCCATTGATGTGTTCTTTGGTATTTTCACTTTGTAACCAAATTTCTTGTCTTATGATTGTGACGTGCTTGTCATACATTATATTGTTTTAGCTTACCTAATTGTTGCTACTATTGAGTTTGGGGGTATAACATGATTATCGTGGTTTTACATATAGGGTCCAAGCCACACTCGAAGGaagatttgaattttgaaaattcaaaactttacgAAAATCCTTCAACTACCGTCGCCATGTGGTGTGAATTGTGTCACCCGAGTAGAATGTGTGCCATACAATGTGACACATTAATTTCAAATCATTGTCCTCGGAAGACGAACCTTGTTGACAGCCCATCATTATACTAATGAATCATTGCCATGGAAGACGAGACGATTTGATAGCTCGTACCAATAAGCCATACTCAGGAAGAGAGCTCACTACTAAATATCATTCAATGCATACCATCACCTAGACATGTGTACCTAAAGATTCGTAATATTCGTCAGACCATCGACCACACCCCCATGGTTCCCCCACTTCAAAAGGCCCGTCTAGTAACATCGTCTAGTAACATCGCACTCCTATCTGATGATCAATCACACATGGCCCCATCATAAAGTGGTGATGTTCCAATGGCCTGTCAACTGGTGGTGATCcgtgctcaaaaaaaaaaaaaacaacgttCCTATGAAGCCCAGTGTCTCATTAGGGATAAATGACAGCCGACAGGCCACTAAGAACGTAAGTGAAATTCCCACCACTCGATTAGAAAAGCTAGTTGAGTAGGGGCGGGGGGTGATAACAAATATTGGAGGTTCCCTTCCTTAGGAGCCCACTAAATCCCAATAAGGCATGTTATCCTGCAGGCCCATAAAGGCCTATCAACCTTCAAGCTGGACAAAATGCCCTATCAGCGTAAGCCCCACAAGTGGATCGTTGAGCAATGAAATCTCTACTGATTAATAGCCCCTCAAGGAGTTCATCGACCAACGAACCCCCAACTCACCGTCACTCTTAAAGAGATTCACGAACCAACTGTCCGAAGACCATTAGTTACCTATCCAATAGATATATGGTATGAGGACCATAGAACAGCCTTATTGGAACTTAATCCTATGAAGAAATGACGGACTCTATAAGGAAATGATTCGTCTCAGCATCTCCAGAAGGAAAGGCATTCATGAGAATATACTACCTTTCACACTGGGCCCTTAACCTCAGCTGATTGCTATATTCGGCCTACTGGCCTTACCCACAACTATCATACAAGTAAAGGTGACGAACCCTAGGCTAGGTTATGCTCActcctctctcattttcttgtttcCTGCCCTCCAAGAAACCCGGCCtaaactgatatatatatatatatatatatatatatatatataaataaaaaaaaacctactctTCTTCCTCTCATTTTTCAAATGTAACGAGTTAGCTTCTCTCTCCTCTTAGGCAGAACACTATCAACAACTCTCTGCAGCTTGGCCTCTCTCTCTTGTCGCCTAAGCTCTCAGATCTCCTGCTAGATGACATCTTCCAAAGCTTCAGATTTATGGAACCTGTGTGCTTCACTGTGAATAAATTGAAAACTCGCTCGGAAAAAAGCAAGAAACCATAAGTATGGACCTTCTAATATCTTGTCAACGAGATATGGAGGAATAAATGATAAGAATAATACAACGCTGTTTTACATAATAAGAATAATACAATGCAGACCTGAGAAATTGCAAAGAACAAAAAGGCAGGTCCTTCATTTGGTTCCAAATCTTTTTTACTCAACAAATCAGAGTACCAATCAAATCCTTTAGCTCCTATCTATATTCTGGATGAGGTCCCCTAtctcctctctttctccctctcttccCCTAGAGAGATTCCCAAATCTCTTTCAAAGTCTCCCATGTATAAACATTGCTAACATGTTTCATTCTACAGCCTAAGTGAAGAAGACGAGCACAAATAAGATGATAAACAGAACCACCAAAAACAATATCATCATAATCTGGCCCTTCACACCAGCCTTCTTCATGACCATAGCAACCTTTTTCTGCAAGGAAAGATTAAAACATTTTCACCTCTTGCTACATATTAGTAAATTAAAGTAACGAAGTTCATTTGAACTTGTTTTTGCTGGAATTTTAGATCACTGGTAAGAAGCCACTATTCGACAAAGATCGGAAATAAACCTAGTTCAGACTTATTGCAGAGGCTCACCTGAACAAAATCGAGACGATTTGATGTACTGTCCATTTCCATACCCAATTCATCTATAATTTTCTCCTGGGGCACCCAAAAGATTACATTATAGTCCAACAAATCAGCAAAAAATTACCCAACAATGAACTTTGACCAAAAAAAGTTGATTTACAGATAATACAAGTGTCACTCGTGCATCAAAATGCTTCTTTAGAATTGTGGTAGAGGTATTATCAAGAACATTAAAAAAGTCTTACATGTGCAAGGAGCTCttcatgtatagtaagcccaacACCCCCGATTCTCTCCACGCTGGCACTAAGTTCATCCAACTCCTCATCCTGCTGCCTACAATCACCAATTGACAAGCATATATAATAGAGAACAAACAAGAAAcagaaaagggcaaaaaaaaacatttttctcacaaaaaattaaaaaaataaaaaataaaaaacctacaAAGAGGTTTCTGATTAACATGGAGTAAACCTCATCTAATCTACTATGTAATGCTGTCTTGCCTTTTCTAATCCTCAAAGCATAAATTCACCAAAAATCTTGTCTTGACTAAGCAAGTTTTGAAACaccatttaaaaatattattaatacttagtttaaaagaaataaatatacaGCTAAAAAGCTCAAAATCATGAAAATAGTAAACGGTAAATATAGCATTGCGAAACCAAATACGTCACCTACAAAACCTTCTTTAAGAACGTCTAAGGTGTAAGCTAGATAAGCAATATGTTGATTCTCTTCTCTAGCAACTGGCTCAATGTGGTAGCATCATCCTTGTCATTAGTAAGGATTATAGTAGTCATCACAACAAAATGTTGCATGctaattatttcaattaaaattagtaatttgttacaaaaattgatttcattccaacaattatttttattggtaATTTACACACACCTACTGAAATTTTATTGATAGAGAGTTATTTTGGTTAAAGTGAGAAAGGAGCATAGTAGTCATCACAATTAAATGTCACAAACTAATTATTTCGATTAACATCAGTATTCAACTCAACtataaaacttaaaatattttttctagtGACACTTTACACAAACCCACAATGGGTCTTGAAACCAAGTCCTCACCATCTACCTTGTTCTTACTGGCGGAGGAGatgccattttcttcttctttttttatttttttttatttttttttatattttattccagTGACGAGGCCAACATTAtcaaaaaaatccaattccaaaAATCAGAAGAGAAAGGTCAGAGATTGCAAAATGCttcataatatttcaaaaatcctGAGGGAAGTCAGGGATTTCTTTGTCTACCTAGTCAAATTATAATACAAGATAATATTTACGGAATTTACTGAACAGGCCAACATAGATaatagttcaaaaaataaaatccacacATTCCAAAGGATAGGAGAGTTAGATATTAAGCTAAATATGTTGCATGTGCCTGTGTGTggaaggaaagagaaagaagcaATAGAGCTACTTTATCAGAAGCAGCTGTCTATCTGACTCTGATGATATGAGGTCATCATTGCCTTGGCCAGTGTAGTGGTTAGATCTATCTGTCTGGTGAGAACCCGGCATCCTCATTAGTTCTCGGCGCATTCCACTCATACTAGTAGTGCCAGTCCCATTCAACTCCTTTCCAGCTTCTACTGCTCTCTTCACGGCACCCACCTATTATAGTCCAGTCATTTAGCCACCACGCACATACACACCAATGCCAAAAGGTTGCAATGTAATACAGAGTATGATTTAAACTATACTttcagttttaaaaattaaaattaattttttttttttttaaaaaaaaaggcagtAAAATACACGATgttaaaaaaatgcacaaatttATTAAGTTAAATCAACCTGAGTACGAGCAGTGCTGGTCCATCTTCTTCGTTTTTCGAGTTCCGCTTCATCAATGCCATACCAAGATGGATCTCTAGCTGCTACAGAAATTGTTTTGTCCAATTCATCCACCTTCCTATCAAGAAAGCAGGCTTTCAGTAGTTGCATACTGAGGCTAATTCATCGAACTTAAAGTCCAAAACCTCATCTAGCAAGCTTCATTGTCAGAGACTCAGTATAAGATCTTTGATTGCTATTGAAACAATAAGGTCTCAAAGCAGGATGAGATCACatcaataaaaacaagaaaatgtattt
This genomic interval from Corylus avellana chromosome ca3, CavTom2PMs-1.0 contains the following:
- the LOC132175179 gene encoding syntaxin-61-like, which translates into the protein MPSAQDPFYVVKEEIQESIDKLQSTFHQWERIPSDTGEQVHLTKELLSGCESIEWQVDELDKTISVAARDPSWYGIDEAELEKRRRWTSTARTQVGAVKRAVEAGKELNGTGTTSMSGMRRELMRMPGSHQTDRSNHYTGQGNDDLISSESDRQLLLIKQQDEELDELSASVERIGGVGLTIHEELLAHEKIIDELGMEMDSTSNRLDFVQKKVAMVMKKAGVKGQIMMILFLVVLFIILFVLVFFT